ATCAAAGAAAGAAAAGCCAACAAAAAAAGGCAAGAATAAACCAAAGGTGCTTCTTGTATGAGTcagttttaaaacattattattCCTTTTTCTTATGAATTCTTAGTTAGCTCCTTTTCTTTCCATGTCctagtttctttttctttcatcttttttctttagctattattatgtatatatataaataaaaatggttTGGTTTATTACCTTAACAACTTCTCTCTAACTCTTTCATCAACATTGAAGAGCAAATTAGAGGAAAATATGAGAGCTAGGGAAGCAAAAATGCAAAGAATTAAATCTCTTGTTTTGTTGATGATTTTTGTGGGATTTTCTTGTTTTATTCATGTTAATGGACTTAGTAATCCATCATTTGATCATCATTTCTCTAGTGGTAGTTACTATGAACAAATGAAAAAGATGCAAGCTCTTAAGTCTTCTTTAATCCGCCGCGAATTGGCTTCATCTCCGGCGCCTTCTCCGGCTCCTTCTCCTACCATTTTTGCTCCACCTCCTTCACCAGAGGTACTACTTCAGTTTCTTGATTCTCTTTATGATTTTCTTTCTTACTATCTTTTGTAGATTACATGAAAGAATGAGATCACTTCAAATACAAAACTTTCTTGTTTGAACATGTTAGCACATAAATTTATCGAGTTTTACATTTCAACGTCTagattttgtttataaaatcgCTCATGAAATTCTCTAGACTGTATATTTATGACCTATAATTTTTGTGGTTTCCATTACCATTTCAGATACAGCTCGTTGGTTTgatatttcattttcattttcaaaaactatatatataacatattcttattatacaaataatatcatttggtcaattttcattttaacgtTTTTCgcttttacatttttattctcGAACTACGCTTCTGCCGGAGACATATTAGTACGTAAGTTTTTTTACGTAGCTTTTTAAACTCTCGTAATTACCATTTGACAGGGAAATTACCCATCACGTTCAAGAGTGATACAAGTGACAACATTTGGAGCAGATCCAACGGGCAAAAATGATAGCACAGAGGCACTTTTGAGAGCAATAGGATCGGCATTTGAGGGTTCAGGCAGAGAAGGGTCTTTAATGGAAGGAATAAATAATCTTGGAGGAACTCACATTTCTCTTGAAGGTGGCATTTTCTTGATTTCTAGACCTCTTCGTATGCCTCTTCTCAGGGCAGGCAACCTTATGGTACTCTCTATTCTTACTTCTTAactaatttttccttttttagttCAATAGTTCTCTACTTAATTTCAGATTCATTATTTggaaattagtttttttatttaatcatagAATAGCTTTTATCTTTCATCACTTAGCCATTATTTTCCAAAatagaaaagtttaaaatgtacATAAAATTTCGCGGTTTTCATGTtcgttttatttaaaataattaagtaaattaaacttaattaaatatgtgGCCGAAATTTAAGACATTAGATTTGGAAATTTTAgtgtatgttttatttaaaataattgaataaattaTATAGGTCACCGGCATTGTTGAAATGgaactattaattatatatgcatatacaaatataaagtaatagataatattattataaaatttagtgCACGTGGCAGGACATAAATATGAAATGGTGTAAGAAATTCACCAACTCGTGTGTCATATGCTACTTTGAAATTTCCTATAGTAGTACTAATCAATGAGATTTTCTAATTCTGATATGGACTTAGAAAATACTAGTAGCAATTTGTTGGAGATCAAAACCTAATTAATCTTATGTGGCAGCTCTTAATTGGATAATTTCTTATCCTTTTCCTAACTATCAATTTGTTTCCTTATTTTCCAAAAACTTGCATTGGATCGGTCCAAGTGAGAAcctaaatgaatttaatttaatagtttttacTAAAAAGTGTAGTTTGTTACTTATTTTTTGGTATGTGATTGAGCAGATTAGCGGTGGGACATTACAAGCATCAGATAATTTTCCAACAGATGGATATCTAATTGAATTATCAGCATCATCAACTTCCTATAACTATGAATTTTTTACCCTTAAAGACTTGATGATTGATTGCAATTTCAGAGGTGGAGGCATTTCAGTTATAAATTCACTTAGAACTAATATTGACAATTGTTACATTTCACATTTCAACACGGACGGAATATTAGTCCAACGAGGTCACGAGACCTACATCCGTAACACATTTATCGGTCAACACATTACAGCCGGAGGCGATCCGGGTGAAAGAAACTTTTCGGGCACGGGAGTTAACCTAATGGGAAATGATAATGCTCTTACCGATGTGGTGATATTTTCAGCTTCCATCGGAGTGATGATCTCGGGTCAGGGTAACACACTTTCCGGGGTACATTGTTACAATAAGGCTACGGGTTTCGGTGGTACgggaatttatttaaaattgccTAATCTGACACAAACAAGGATTGTGAATTGTTATTTAGATTACAATGGAATTATTGCTGAAGACCCTAATCAACTTACCATTACTAATAGTTTTTTTCTTGGCGATGGATTCATTCTATTGAAATCGATAAATGGGATCGCTAAAGGGATTAATATTGTCGATAACATGTTTTCGGGGAGCAATAAGGGGATTGACATTGTTCAATTGGATGAATCGAGTGGTCGTTTCAATGATATCGATCAAATTGTGGTGGATCGGAATATCGTTCGAGGGATGGAATTAAAGGCAACGATTGCCAGGCAGTCTGTTCAAGGAAATGGGATATCTTGGACATTTGATTTTAATCCAATCTTACTATTCCCTAACCTTATTAACCATGTTCAGTATACATTGCTAAATGAAAATACTAGCTATTTTTCTAACCATGCTCTACGAAGTGTTGATAAAAACCGGGTTATGATCCAGTCGGATTCCCCGGTGCTTGCGAGGGTTTTCGTTACGGTGAATCAAGGATCAACAAATTAAAGATGATTTATGGAGTTTGGATTATAAACATATGAGTGAACAGTTGTGTATACTAGAGGGAGTTGATGCCTCTCTTTTTTTCCCTTTAAATACATTGATGAGAAGtatatttaattatagaaaGCAACATATAGATtgcaattatttaaatatacacGTAGTAGCAAATTCATTATGGGGATATCTGTCTTTCgatttatctttttaatgtCAAATTATATcactatatttattaattattattttttggcttTGTTAGTAGTCcagaaatcaaaaaattaaatggtCAAAATACTCATTTGATATACTTTTATATATTCtaatttcgcattacgtgctatgcacgtggctcgtaacgtaacacgtcaatgaatatattaataaatttattataattatatcaattttttatttataattaatattaaattaattaagaatttttgtaaaagtaaatataatatattcggttattaaatttgttccatactgaatttattcttcttttgattttataataaccataattaaataattaattttattttattaataatatctttaaaaataataataagatagaaatttaaatattaatatattgaccaaatacagtattttaattttgtagttcaatcaaactaaaagataggtattcctactaatttggagacaatttagttattttttacatattaaaactaaattggagataagttagctacctattctaattaggactttaattacaatagtgattaattaaataattaataattagataatgactataaaacctttatttaatactaaactgaaaaggattattcagtaaatttgcatgtccccccccccccccatccgtgcttttatatatagtactagtttttcgccacgtgctacgcacgtgagcgatatccatatgacccgttatatatttaaagattaatatcataaaaaattaccaactttacacgttttgtcattttaataatgcagtttaaattttctcattttcatgcacgaactaccattttttctcaaatttatgcaTGGTGCTAAGGTGTTACGGCTTCATTTGTACAATTCGCTGGGATGTAATTCATTTTACACAATGAATGGGTGTCACCTCAGTACCGTGCATGAATTGGagaaaagtggtagttcgtgcataaaaatgagaaaatttaaaatgcgtgattaaaatgaaaaaatatgtaaagttcgtgattttttttgacattagctctatatttaataataataaaaaaataaaaattgttagttaataaattatattggcGAATAATTGACCCgacaaattcttttattattaatttttaataaatttataatgtattataaagagttaaattgaataaatttaaataattaattcgtaatatttaaatatatttttataacacCAAATTACTTGACCCAATGTatacatttattatattttgtaaataactattaaaatgtaaattttagaaaaatattgcAATTAAACTTGCCTATCCGGATAAAATGGAGTTATTTGCAATTGTAAATCAAGAAGTAAAATAAGTATAATTGTTTTTACTCTCTGTCTATAGTAAatattactatattttatattCAGTGTGTAATTTGTATTTCTAAATAAAACTAAGAGTCCTGGTCAACTtcatattcattttaatttgaacatTATACTTTCGTTTTATTATGACACTTAAACTTACAATTGTTGAATTGATTATCTATAATTATTGATGATTATCTATAATTATTGATGATTATCTATAATTATTGACGTAATTATGCCGTTATTCTAGATTTTCACTTTAATTAGAATtgaacttttactttttttttatggttaactttttactaaattactaataaatattttagctttttagaaagaaaaaaatttacttaactttttacctatttaaatattattatatctttttataaataaatctaatttatTAACTCCGGTAGAGATAATTGGGATGTTCCTATTTTATTGTGAAAATGATGAACAAAGAATTTGACACTCAAAAGGACTCATCAATTGTCAATTCAGGGAAAGTCTTTCGCCTCTATCCAATAATCattaatactatttttttaatatagtcagtattatattaatttatattattatattagaattagATTGGAACTTAATATcgtaaatcttttaattattaaagactAATatcgtaaatttgcctgtccccccccccctccccttcccacatataagatagttatagatagatagatatagatacatatatacactgtcattaatttttttaatataattgtgtataaatataaataaaaggaatttatttttgtcttttaccACACCCCTGACTGAAAAAACAACTAAAAGCCCGTGTTTTGTTGTCGTTGATATTCCGCATCGATCGAGCTATTGCTAGTCCTTTTGTAGCTTGTGgtgctttaatttttttgcaaaaaatggATCATTCGAATGACGTGGATATGTAATTTATAGAAAATTAGATTGAGAATTctgaattataatatttttcaaaatctgCAAGGATATAAAAAGTGTAAGAATCTGTAATTTGAGTAGAAACAATGTCCATAAGTAAGACTCATTCCCCATCAGCATTGCTAATGAGCCCAATAACTTTGGGCCAGATTCGTTCGTTTAAGCCTTAGGGATTGCATTgcattttaatatatttaaatagtattatttaatgttattaGTTTTCGTTAGCTAATCTTCGAAAAAAACTTCACCTTTCAGCTCCTTTGTATTTACACCTTaatctatattatatataaaagcacggattggaGAGAGGGGgaggacagacaaatttactgaataatcattttcagtttttttttttgacaatcagaAGAAATTATATTAATGAAAATCGGGTAATAAAATATCACGCAAAAAATGCGGAGGTTCAGCCATCCAAATCCTACGCCCTGGCATAGAATGCGTGGCCCTAGCAAGAATATGAGCAACACGATTTGCAGAacggtatataaaaataaccTTTACATCTTGTAAGGTTTTCAATAAGCTATAACAATCACATAACAAACAGAGCAACACCGAGGTAGGACTAAGCTCTGAATTTcagtttattattaataaagattttatagtcattaactaattagttttttaattaatcaatattataattaaagttctaattagaattgatagctaaattatctccaatttagtttttaatatgtaaaaataactaaattgtctccaaattagtaggaatacctatcttttagtttgatttaactacaaaatcaaaatactgtatttggtcaatatattattatttaaatttccatcttattatttttaaagatattattaataaaattaagttaatttttaattatggttattataaaaccaaaaaaaaaaatccagtatggaaaaaaaattaataaccgaatatattatatttacttttataaaaattcttaactaatttaatattaattatatataaaaaaaattgatataattataataaatttactatgtACATTGACGAGATACGTTACGAGCCatgtgcatagcacgtaatgcgaaactagtattataaaatcgccaattttatccaaatttacacctttcacttttttaattgcaccctcaagTATCAAaatgatctcttttcacttgaaaaaacgttcaaattaatactctatattttaacatatattataaatagcGCGTAATgttataatgaaaataaaaaactcTTCTTCCAAAAAAACTTAAAACTTAGTAAtgatatgtttatttaataaaaataaatataattacattataaaaattcacatCCGCCTTCCTTCGACCTCGCCGACTTGACTGcgtgataggagtagaaatactcctataattaggtgTGTTTATGATTCGATATTTGCacgtttttatatgttttaagctgttttgtcattttattatcattatgaGCTTTTCAGGATAAATGTGCGTATATTACGGAAATCCGAGTTTAATTAGTGAAATTCAGAAGCTGCTGGATATCAGAATGAATTAGAGCTGAGTTGCAGGATCGAAA
This window of the Mercurialis annua linkage group LG5, ddMerAnnu1.2, whole genome shotgun sequence genome carries:
- the LOC126683283 gene encoding polygalacturonase QRT3; its protein translation is MRAREAKMQRIKSLVLLMIFVGFSCFIHVNGLSNPSFDHHFSSGSYYEQMKKMQALKSSLIRRELASSPAPSPAPSPTIFAPPPSPEGNYPSRSRVIQVTTFGADPTGKNDSTEALLRAIGSAFEGSGREGSLMEGINNLGGTHISLEGGIFLISRPLRMPLLRAGNLMISGGTLQASDNFPTDGYLIELSASSTSYNYEFFTLKDLMIDCNFRGGGISVINSLRTNIDNCYISHFNTDGILVQRGHETYIRNTFIGQHITAGGDPGERNFSGTGVNLMGNDNALTDVVIFSASIGVMISGQGNTLSGVHCYNKATGFGGTGIYLKLPNLTQTRIVNCYLDYNGIIAEDPNQLTITNSFFLGDGFILLKSINGIAKGINIVDNMFSGSNKGIDIVQLDESSGRFNDIDQIVVDRNIVRGMELKATIARQSVQGNGISWTFDFNPILLFPNLINHVQYTLLNENTSYFSNHALRSVDKNRVMIQSDSPVLARVFVTVNQGSTN